One segment of Magnetococcus sp. PR-3 DNA contains the following:
- a CDS encoding IS630 transposase-related protein: protein MSYDIELRQRVIDFVESGGKKAEAARIFQVSRATIYNWLSRDSLEPTPRVPSEQKLNKAALLEHVKAYPDAL from the coding sequence ATGAGCTATGACATAGAACTACGCCAACGAGTAATCGACTTTGTGGAATCTGGAGGTAAGAAGGCCGAGGCTGCCCGGATTTTTCAAGTAAGTCGAGCGACGATTTACAACTGGTTGTCACGAGACAGCCTAGAACCAACCCCACGCGTTCCAAGCGAGCAAAAGTTAAACAAGGCAGCCTTGCTAGAGCATGTCAAAGCCTATCCAGATGCTTTGTGA
- the secG gene encoding preprotein translocase subunit SecG — MTLLITVLHVMACFILIGVVLLQKGSGTDMGAAFGGGSSQSVFGASGGGSFMGKFTAGVGTVFMLTSLTLAFITTSDGGSSSVMEGVKAPAAQEQQAPVAPIVPKEAKPETSGSAKPIPVQ; from the coding sequence ATGACCCTGCTGATTACTGTACTCCATGTGATGGCCTGCTTTATCCTGATCGGTGTTGTGTTGCTGCAAAAAGGCAGCGGTACCGATATGGGCGCTGCTTTTGGTGGTGGCTCTTCTCAGAGTGTTTTTGGAGCCTCTGGCGGCGGAAGCTTTATGGGTAAGTTTACCGCAGGTGTGGGTACGGTATTTATGCTTACCAGCCTGACTCTGGCCTTCATCACCACCTCAGATGGTGGATCTTCCTCTGTGATGGAAGGGGTTAAAGCTCCGGCTGCTCAAGAGCAGCAAGCACCTGTTGCGCCGATTGTTCCAAAAGAAGCCAAACCTGAAACCAGTGGTAGTGCGAAGCCTATCCCTGTTCAGTAA